One stretch of Amycolatopsis sp. 195334CR DNA includes these proteins:
- a CDS encoding GrpB family protein, translating to MPKPDREKYSDSDVETAWVDKPPVLNSTVTLVDYDPAWPALYEREAARIRQVLGDTVVLMEHVGSTSVPGLCAKPIIDIMLIVPDSDDEGAYVPQLEAAGYVLTIREPDWERHRAFKGPDTNINLHVYSPDTKEIERYRTFRDRLRSNQDDRELYAATKRQLAARKWKYIQNYADAKNDVVDEIMGRALGEPVSRRAAVASTEHDQYDGFAADYAEHSRHNPYQELYDRPAILRLAGELAGRTVLDVGCAAGHLTAALAERGADVVGLDGSPAMVDVAKREYGDRARFEQGDLAEPLAFADDAFDLVTASLVLHYLEDWGPVLAEFRRVLRPGGALVMSVHHPEDWHWFDRPDYFRREQVTDQFELGDREVDVRFYRRPLSQTFGALREAGFTVDVIDEPMPLPECREVSPRAFVSLTTAPRFLYFRAFTPEA from the coding sequence ATGCCGAAACCGGATCGCGAGAAGTATTCCGATTCCGACGTGGAAACCGCCTGGGTCGACAAGCCGCCGGTGCTCAACTCCACCGTCACGCTCGTCGACTACGACCCCGCGTGGCCCGCGTTGTACGAGCGCGAGGCCGCCCGCATCCGACAGGTCCTGGGGGACACGGTCGTGCTGATGGAACACGTCGGCTCGACCTCGGTGCCCGGCCTGTGCGCCAAGCCGATCATCGACATCATGCTGATCGTGCCTGACTCCGACGACGAAGGCGCCTACGTGCCGCAGCTGGAAGCCGCCGGCTACGTGCTGACGATCCGCGAACCCGACTGGGAGCGGCACCGGGCGTTCAAAGGACCGGACACGAACATCAACCTGCACGTCTATTCACCCGACACGAAGGAGATCGAGCGGTACCGGACCTTCCGCGACCGCCTGCGGTCCAACCAGGACGACCGCGAGCTCTACGCCGCGACAAAACGCCAGCTCGCCGCGCGGAAGTGGAAGTACATCCAGAACTACGCCGATGCCAAGAACGACGTGGTCGACGAGATCATGGGCCGCGCGCTCGGTGAGCCGGTGTCGCGCCGCGCCGCGGTCGCGTCCACCGAGCACGACCAGTACGACGGCTTCGCCGCCGACTACGCCGAGCACTCCCGGCACAACCCGTACCAGGAGTTGTACGACCGGCCCGCGATCCTGCGCCTGGCCGGTGAGCTCGCCGGGCGCACCGTGCTCGACGTCGGCTGCGCGGCCGGGCACCTCACCGCCGCACTCGCCGAGCGAGGTGCCGACGTGGTCGGCCTCGACGGCAGCCCGGCGATGGTCGACGTGGCGAAACGCGAGTACGGCGACCGCGCCCGGTTCGAGCAGGGCGACCTGGCTGAACCGCTCGCCTTCGCGGACGACGCGTTCGACCTGGTGACCGCGTCGTTGGTGCTGCACTACCTGGAGGACTGGGGCCCGGTGCTCGCCGAGTTCCGGCGCGTCCTGCGCCCGGGCGGCGCGCTGGTCATGTCGGTGCACCACCCCGAGGACTGGCACTGGTTCGACCGGCCGGACTACTTCCGCCGCGAGCAGGTGACCGACCAGTTCGAACTCGGCGACCGCGAGGTCGACGTGCGGTTCTACCGGCGTCCGCTGAGCCAGACGTTCGGCGCGCTGCGCGAAGCCGGGTTCACCGTGGACGTGATCGACGAGCCGATGCCGCTGCCGGAGTGCCGCGAGGTGTCGCCCCGCGCGTTCGTGTCCCTGACCACCGCGCCGCGGTTCCTCTACTTCCGCGCGTTCACGCCGGAGGCGTAG
- a CDS encoding shikimate dehydrogenase has protein sequence MPTESPHRSGILGKPVAHSLSPVLHGAGYAALGMSNWRYDRIEMDGEGLPAFIRDLGPEWAGFSVTMPGKRAAIALADEVTERGRAVGAINTLVRRDGRWFADCTDVDGVTGALLAAGGYQPASGDTGVVLGAGGTAAATVVALAELGVRSVRLIVRDPVRAGETVAAAERAGVAVDVSRWSDTDFGDAVAKAGVLVNTVPPAAIEPHLAELATASCLLDVIYHPWPTPLAEAVAARGGRLATGLDMLLHQAFRQFEHITGRTAPREAMRDALREATGKILPLPLG, from the coding sequence GTGCCTACTGAGTCGCCCCACCGGTCCGGGATCCTCGGCAAGCCCGTCGCGCACTCGCTGTCGCCCGTGCTGCACGGCGCGGGCTACGCGGCGCTGGGCATGTCGAACTGGCGCTACGACCGGATCGAGATGGACGGCGAGGGCCTGCCCGCGTTCATCCGGGACCTCGGCCCGGAGTGGGCCGGGTTCTCGGTGACCATGCCCGGCAAGCGCGCCGCGATCGCACTCGCCGACGAAGTGACCGAACGCGGCCGCGCGGTCGGCGCGATCAACACGCTCGTCCGCCGCGACGGCCGCTGGTTCGCCGACTGCACCGACGTCGACGGCGTGACCGGCGCCCTGCTCGCCGCGGGCGGTTACCAGCCCGCGAGCGGCGACACCGGGGTGGTGCTCGGCGCGGGCGGCACCGCGGCGGCGACCGTGGTCGCACTGGCTGAACTCGGCGTGCGCTCGGTGCGGCTGATCGTCCGGGACCCGGTCAGGGCGGGGGAGACGGTCGCGGCAGCCGAACGCGCGGGCGTGGCGGTGGACGTGTCGCGCTGGTCGGACACCGACTTCGGCGACGCCGTCGCGAAGGCCGGCGTGCTGGTCAACACCGTGCCGCCGGCCGCGATCGAACCGCACCTGGCCGAGCTGGCCACCGCGTCGTGCCTGTTGGACGTCATCTACCACCCGTGGCCCACCCCGCTCGCCGAAGCGGTGGCCGCGCGGGGCGGCCGCCTGGCCACCGGGTTGGACATGCTGCTGCACCAGGCGTTCCGGCAGTTCGAGCACATCACCGGCCGCACCGCGCCCCGGGAAGCGATGCGGGACGCGCTGCGCGAGGCCACCGGAAAGATCTTGCCGCTGCCCCTGGGCTGA
- the mltG gene encoding endolytic transglycosylase MltG — protein MRSESPGVPEGGGRRRRRETDVPPEPARPRAAGRRRLREDDEPVRREGELRMPPPREGGGGRRRLRADEPPSRPDPAPPRRRHRYVDEDSLATPELGVPAPAEPAPVEPQPPRRAPARPPVQPVRRPRAESPAPPPPARRRPTPPPAPPQPPPDDRPTEVIDAGQVARYGREPDPEPVPEFDERDRSRDRDDDYESFADDEFYDDDYYDEDEYAEYDDEDRAAPERIGEEPPDEPRPRRKKRSKRAFGWVAAILVIVVVGGAAWFGAQELLGFGYDDFEGTGESDVLVEVAAGDSTNAIATKMTQAGVVASQKAFTKAAEDENKVRSIQPGYYQMKTKMSGTSAVGKLVDPGSRKGVLQIRGGTQLDDIVQPDGKTTDGVISLLSKSSCATVNGASTCVPVEELRKVSETADLAALGVPDWALEGAGKVEPKRRIEGLIQPGVYDVKPGWDATQLLTEVLKVSTSRLQAAGLPKAADGTGKTPYELLVIASIVEREGVQQDFTKIARVIYNRLDDDMRLEMDSTINYVLDRPIVTTTPEDRAKAGAYNTYQNKGLTPGPISSASKEAIDAAAKPAEGPMLFFVKCEKNGLSCFAETLEEHNQNRTLAKERGAY, from the coding sequence GTGAGGAGCGAGTCTCCCGGGGTACCCGAGGGCGGCGGCAGACGACGGCGGCGGGAGACCGACGTGCCTCCTGAGCCCGCTCGGCCGCGTGCTGCCGGGCGTCGCCGGTTGCGTGAGGACGACGAGCCGGTCCGCCGCGAAGGTGAACTCCGCATGCCGCCACCCCGCGAGGGCGGCGGCGGCCGACGGCGCCTGCGCGCCGACGAACCGCCTTCACGGCCCGACCCCGCGCCCCCGCGGCGCCGCCACCGCTACGTCGACGAGGACTCGCTCGCCACGCCGGAGCTCGGCGTCCCCGCGCCTGCGGAACCCGCGCCGGTGGAACCGCAGCCGCCGCGCCGCGCCCCCGCGCGCCCGCCGGTTCAACCGGTGCGACGTCCCCGCGCCGAGAGCCCGGCACCGCCGCCCCCGGCGCGCCGTCGCCCCACTCCGCCCCCGGCACCGCCGCAGCCGCCGCCCGACGATCGCCCGACCGAGGTGATCGACGCCGGTCAGGTGGCGCGATACGGCCGCGAACCGGACCCTGAACCGGTGCCCGAGTTCGACGAGCGTGACCGCAGCCGTGACCGTGACGACGACTACGAGAGCTTCGCCGACGACGAGTTCTACGACGACGACTACTACGACGAAGACGAGTACGCCGAGTACGACGACGAGGACCGCGCGGCGCCGGAGCGCATCGGCGAGGAGCCGCCGGACGAGCCGCGCCCCCGCCGCAAGAAGCGCAGCAAGCGCGCGTTCGGCTGGGTCGCCGCGATCCTGGTGATCGTCGTGGTCGGCGGCGCCGCCTGGTTCGGCGCGCAGGAACTGCTCGGGTTCGGTTACGACGACTTCGAGGGCACCGGCGAGTCCGACGTGCTGGTCGAGGTCGCCGCGGGCGACTCCACCAACGCGATCGCCACGAAGATGACGCAGGCCGGCGTGGTCGCCAGCCAGAAGGCGTTCACCAAGGCGGCCGAGGACGAGAACAAGGTCCGCAGCATCCAGCCCGGCTACTACCAGATGAAGACCAAGATGTCGGGCACCAGCGCGGTGGGCAAGCTGGTCGACCCCGGCTCGCGCAAGGGCGTGCTGCAGATCCGCGGCGGCACCCAGCTCGACGACATCGTCCAGCCCGACGGCAAGACCACCGACGGCGTGATCTCGCTGCTGTCGAAGTCCTCGTGTGCGACGGTCAACGGCGCGAGCACCTGCGTCCCGGTCGAGGAGCTGCGCAAGGTCTCCGAGACCGCCGACCTGGCCGCGCTCGGCGTGCCCGACTGGGCGCTCGAAGGCGCGGGCAAGGTCGAACCCAAGCGACGCATCGAAGGGCTGATCCAGCCCGGCGTGTACGACGTGAAGCCCGGCTGGGACGCCACCCAACTGCTCACCGAGGTGCTGAAGGTGTCGACCTCGCGCCTCCAGGCGGCCGGCCTGCCGAAGGCGGCCGACGGCACCGGGAAGACGCCCTACGAGCTGCTGGTGATCGCCTCGATCGTGGAGCGCGAAGGCGTGCAGCAGGACTTCACCAAGATCGCGCGGGTGATCTACAACCGGCTCGACGACGACATGCGCCTGGAGATGGACTCCACCATCAACTACGTGCTGGACCGGCCGATCGTGACCACCACCCCGGAGGACCGGGCGAAGGCCGGTGCGTACAACACGTACCAGAACAAGGGCCTGACCCCGGGGCCGATCTCGTCGGCGAGCAAGGAAGCGATCGACGCGGCGGCGAAACCGGCCGAGGGGCCGATGCTCTTCTTCGTCAAGTGCGAGAAGAACGGGCTGTCCTGCTTCGCCGAGACGCTGGAAGAACACAACCAGAACCGGACGCTCGCCAAGGAACGCGGTGCCTACTGA
- the ruvX gene encoding Holliday junction resolvase RuvX: protein MTQRKADRPGEQDPGAGRRLAVDVGSVRVGVALSDPAPLLASPLVTLKRDAADNGDVEQLAGLVVEHEVVEVIVGLPRTLADRHGSAAVIAVEYGELLAERVAPVPVRFADERLTTVTASRMLSQRGVKGRKQRAVVDQAAAVEILQGWLDGRAAFRARKGES, encoded by the coding sequence GTGACCCAGCGGAAGGCGGACCGGCCCGGGGAGCAGGATCCCGGGGCCGGCCGTCGGCTTGCGGTGGATGTCGGCTCGGTCCGGGTCGGCGTTGCGCTCAGTGATCCGGCGCCCCTTCTTGCCTCGCCACTCGTTACCCTAAAGCGTGATGCGGCAGACAATGGTGACGTTGAGCAGCTGGCGGGCCTGGTCGTCGAGCACGAGGTGGTCGAGGTGATCGTGGGACTTCCCCGGACGCTCGCGGACCGGCACGGCTCCGCCGCCGTCATCGCGGTCGAATACGGTGAACTGCTCGCGGAGCGGGTGGCCCCGGTCCCGGTGCGCTTCGCCGACGAGCGGCTCACCACGGTGACCGCGTCGCGCATGCTCTCGCAGCGCGGTGTGAAGGGACGCAAGCAGCGCGCGGTGGTCGACCAGGCGGCCGCCGTCGAGATTCTCCAAGGCTGGCTGGACGGGCGTGCGGCGTTCCGCGCGCGGAAGGGTGAGTCGTGA
- the alaS gene encoding alanine--tRNA ligase produces METHEINKRFLAHFEGKGHTRVPSASLILDDPNLLFVNAGMVQFKPYFLGEVPPPYPRATSIQKCVRTGDIDEVGKTTRHNTFFQMAGNFSFGDYFKEGAIANAWELITKSQDEGGFGFDPERIWVTVYENDSEAAGLWQKVAGVPSERIQSRDGRDNYWDMGVPGPGGPCSEIYYDRGAQFGREGGPVVDEDRYLEIWNLVFMQDVRGEQSPKYGHPPIGELPKKNIDTGMGVERVAYLLQGVENVYETDLVRPVIARAEEFSGRRYGADHTDDVRFRVIADHARSGVMLIGDGVTPGNDGRGYVLRRLLRRIVRSMRLLGVHEPVLPEFAGVVRDAMGPSYPELVADFDRISDVVKTEEEAFLSTLTSGSRIFDLAAEETKSAGGGILAGDKAFQLHDTYGFPIDLTLEMAAEQGLTVDEDGFRTLMEEQRQRAKADAASRKSGHGDLSVYREVLEQHGETQFLGYSDLQATARVIGLLADGVPVRSVGAGRKAEVMLDRTPFYAESGGQVADTGVLIGNGVELKVYDVQKVVQGLFVHRVEVVEGELGLDTELTGSVDAARRSMIERSHSATHLVHAAVRGAYGKRAAQAGSLNSPGRMRFDFTTAGPVSADVLTEVEEEVNDYLQTDVEVQSYVTTKDKALELGAVALFGEKYGNDVRVVDMGDYSRELCGGTHVDRIGQLGLVKLVSDASIGSGVHRVEALVGTDALRYVRKEQLLVSQLAGSLKVPTEQLPSRIEDLLSRLRSAEKEIEQLKTREVLGSAGDLADKAVDLGGVSVVAEQVDGIDGNGLRALATEIRGRLGSRPGVVALFSPAGEKVSFVVATTAGARDKGFAAGKLVPSFAEAIGGRGGGKPDMAQGGGSNPAGVPQAIEALRAAVAGG; encoded by the coding sequence GTGGAAACACACGAGATCAACAAGCGCTTCCTCGCCCACTTCGAAGGCAAGGGGCACACCAGGGTGCCCAGCGCCTCGCTGATCCTGGACGACCCGAACCTGCTCTTCGTCAACGCCGGCATGGTGCAGTTCAAGCCCTACTTCCTCGGTGAGGTGCCGCCGCCGTACCCGCGCGCCACCAGCATCCAGAAGTGCGTGCGCACCGGGGACATCGACGAGGTCGGCAAGACCACCCGGCACAACACGTTCTTCCAGATGGCCGGGAACTTCTCCTTCGGCGACTACTTCAAGGAAGGCGCAATCGCCAACGCCTGGGAGCTGATCACCAAGTCCCAGGACGAGGGCGGCTTCGGCTTCGACCCGGAACGCATCTGGGTGACCGTCTACGAGAACGACTCGGAGGCGGCGGGCCTGTGGCAGAAGGTCGCCGGCGTGCCGTCCGAGCGCATCCAGTCGCGTGACGGCCGGGACAACTACTGGGACATGGGCGTGCCCGGTCCCGGTGGCCCGTGCTCGGAGATCTACTACGACCGCGGCGCGCAGTTCGGCCGCGAGGGCGGCCCGGTCGTCGACGAGGACCGCTACCTCGAGATCTGGAACCTCGTGTTCATGCAGGACGTGCGCGGGGAGCAGAGCCCGAAGTACGGCCACCCGCCGATCGGCGAGCTGCCGAAGAAGAACATCGACACCGGCATGGGCGTCGAGCGCGTCGCCTACCTGCTGCAGGGTGTGGAGAACGTCTACGAGACCGACCTGGTGCGCCCGGTGATCGCCCGCGCCGAGGAGTTCTCCGGCCGCCGCTACGGCGCCGACCACACCGACGACGTGCGCTTCCGGGTGATCGCCGACCACGCCCGCTCCGGCGTGATGCTGATCGGCGACGGGGTCACCCCCGGCAACGACGGCCGCGGTTATGTGCTGCGCCGCCTGCTCCGCCGCATCGTGCGCTCGATGCGCCTGCTCGGCGTGCACGAACCGGTGCTGCCGGAGTTCGCCGGCGTGGTCCGTGACGCGATGGGCCCGTCCTACCCTGAACTGGTCGCCGATTTCGACCGTATCTCCGACGTGGTCAAAACCGAAGAAGAGGCCTTCCTCTCCACGCTCACCTCGGGCTCGCGGATCTTCGATCTCGCCGCCGAGGAGACCAAGTCGGCCGGCGGCGGCATCCTGGCCGGCGACAAGGCGTTCCAGCTGCACGACACCTACGGCTTCCCGATCGACCTCACCCTCGAGATGGCCGCCGAGCAGGGCCTGACCGTGGACGAGGACGGCTTCCGCACGCTGATGGAGGAACAGCGCCAGCGCGCGAAGGCGGACGCGGCCTCCCGCAAGAGCGGGCACGGCGACCTGTCGGTCTACCGCGAGGTGCTCGAACAGCACGGCGAGACGCAGTTCCTCGGTTACTCCGACCTGCAGGCGACCGCCAGGGTGATCGGCCTGCTCGCCGATGGGGTGCCGGTGCGCAGCGTCGGCGCCGGCCGCAAGGCCGAGGTCATGCTGGACCGCACCCCGTTCTACGCCGAAAGCGGTGGTCAGGTCGCCGACACGGGCGTGCTGATCGGCAACGGCGTCGAGTTGAAGGTGTACGACGTCCAGAAGGTCGTGCAGGGGCTGTTCGTGCACCGCGTCGAGGTCGTCGAGGGCGAACTCGGGCTCGACACCGAGCTGACCGGCTCGGTCGACGCCGCGCGCCGGTCGATGATCGAGCGCTCGCACTCGGCCACGCACCTGGTGCACGCCGCGGTGCGCGGGGCGTACGGCAAGCGCGCGGCGCAGGCCGGTTCGCTCAACTCGCCCGGGCGCATGCGGTTCGACTTCACCACCGCGGGCCCGGTCTCGGCCGACGTGCTGACCGAGGTCGAGGAGGAGGTCAACGACTACCTCCAGACCGACGTCGAGGTGCAGAGCTACGTCACCACCAAGGACAAGGCGCTCGAACTGGGCGCGGTCGCGCTGTTCGGCGAGAAGTACGGCAACGACGTGCGCGTGGTCGACATGGGCGACTACTCGCGCGAGCTGTGCGGTGGCACGCACGTCGACCGCATCGGCCAGCTCGGCCTGGTCAAGCTGGTGTCCGACGCGTCGATCGGCTCGGGCGTGCACCGCGTCGAGGCGCTGGTCGGCACGGATGCGCTGCGGTACGTCCGCAAGGAGCAACTGCTGGTCTCGCAGCTCGCCGGCTCGCTGAAGGTGCCGACCGAGCAGCTGCCGTCGCGCATCGAGGACCTGCTGTCGCGACTGCGGTCCGCGGAGAAGGAGATCGAGCAGCTCAAGACCCGCGAGGTGCTGGGCTCCGCCGGTGACCTCGCGGACAAGGCGGTCGACCTCGGCGGGGTCAGCGTGGTGGCCGAGCAGGTCGACGGGATCGACGGCAACGGGCTGCGCGCGCTGGCCACCGAGATCCGCGGCAGGCTCGGCAGCAGGCCCGGCGTGGTCGCGCTGTTCTCACCGGCGGGGGAGAAGGTCAGCTTCGTCGTGGCCACCACCGCGGGTGCGCGGGACAAGGGCTTCGCGGCGGGCAAGCTGGTGCCCTCGTTCGCCGAGGCGATCGGCGGGCGTGGCGGCGGCAAGCCGGACATGGCGCAGGGCGGCGGGTCGAACCCGGCCGGCGTGCCCCAGGCGATCGAGGCGCTGCGCGCCGCGGTAGCCGGCGGGTGA
- a CDS encoding DUF948 domain-containing protein, with translation MSAGQIAALIAAGAFVVLVVLLAIPLLKLGRTLDEATIAIRKAHENTDPLLTGANQTITHVNTQLERVDGITANAQAVSGNVSALSSVFTATLGGPLVKTAALSYGISKAVKARRAKANGKPVRGRKRSKKS, from the coding sequence GTGTCGGCAGGGCAGATCGCCGCGCTCATCGCCGCAGGCGCCTTCGTTGTGCTGGTGGTGCTGCTGGCGATCCCGTTGCTCAAGCTCGGCCGCACGCTGGACGAGGCGACCATCGCCATCCGCAAGGCGCACGAGAACACCGATCCGCTGCTCACCGGGGCCAACCAGACCATCACCCACGTCAACACCCAGCTCGAGCGGGTGGACGGGATCACCGCCAACGCGCAGGCGGTCAGCGGCAACGTCTCGGCGCTGTCGTCGGTGTTCACCGCGACGCTCGGCGGGCCGCTGGTCAAGACCGCGGCGCTGTCCTACGGCATCAGCAAGGCCGTCAAGGCGCGCCGGGCCAAGGCGAACGGGAAGCCGGTCCGCGGCCGGAAGAGGAGCAAGAAGTCATGA
- a CDS encoding helix-turn-helix transcriptional regulator, whose product MSQPIPTERVQVAAVLRRMREQAGVTRGEAAELLGCTPSKIGDLELGRSGAKPAELEKLLVRYGAGAGQREEMIRFARASRSRKPRGTYGAIPVPANLRRVLALEAQARETAHYSGELIPPVLQVRAYAEALLPGEPVKLVELHLSRRECLERTDRPRLRLRCVLGEAALRAGIGGEAVMAAQLARLCWLNETAPNVEIHVLPTGAGAHPFLGRTLTLHFFPRPAPAVMITSGHDRDVFCDRPAALRDAVERFTALRERALGVRESTQFLRRLGQHRASTVEDSHAR is encoded by the coding sequence GTGTCCCAGCCCATCCCCACCGAACGGGTGCAGGTCGCGGCCGTGCTGCGCCGGATGCGCGAGCAGGCGGGCGTCACCCGCGGCGAGGCGGCCGAACTGCTCGGCTGCACCCCGTCCAAGATCGGCGACCTCGAACTCGGGCGGTCCGGCGCGAAACCGGCGGAACTCGAGAAGCTCCTCGTCCGCTACGGCGCCGGGGCCGGTCAGCGCGAGGAGATGATCCGGTTCGCGCGGGCGTCCCGCAGCCGCAAGCCGCGCGGCACCTACGGCGCGATACCCGTTCCGGCGAACCTGCGCCGCGTGCTCGCCCTCGAAGCGCAGGCCCGCGAGACCGCCCACTACTCCGGTGAGCTGATCCCGCCCGTGCTGCAGGTGCGCGCGTACGCCGAGGCCCTGCTCCCGGGTGAGCCGGTCAAACTGGTTGAACTCCACCTCTCCCGGCGCGAGTGCCTCGAACGCACCGACCGGCCGCGCCTGCGGTTGCGCTGCGTGCTCGGCGAAGCGGCGCTGCGCGCCGGGATCGGCGGTGAGGCGGTGATGGCCGCGCAACTGGCGCGGTTGTGCTGGTTGAACGAGACCGCGCCGAACGTCGAGATCCACGTGCTGCCCACCGGCGCGGGCGCGCACCCTTTCCTCGGGCGCACCCTCACCCTGCACTTCTTCCCGCGCCCCGCGCCCGCGGTGATGATCACCAGCGGGCACGACCGGGACGTCTTCTGCGACCGCCCCGCCGCGCTGCGCGACGCCGTCGAGCGGTTCACCGCGTTGCGCGAGCGGGCCCTCGGCGTGCGCGAAAGCACGCAGTTCCTGCGGCGGCTGGGACAGCACCGGGCCAGTACGGTGGAGGACAGCCACGCACGGTAG
- a CDS encoding phosphoribosylaminoimidazolesuccinocarboxamide synthase, with the protein MKHVHAGKVRDLYEWEGDILLVASDRVSVYDVSLPTPVPDKGKLLTQLSVWWFEHLREVVPNHLISATDVPAEFAGRAIRCKPLKMIQVECIARGHLTGLGLREYQRDGAVSGIRLPEGLVEGDKLPEPIFTPTTKISDTGHDEFMTFDEVVNEIGQDTADRLRDLTLEIYRKGAEHAAGKGVIIADTKLEFGFDADGTLTLGDEVLTSDSSRFWPADEWEPGRPQRSFDKQFVRDWSMTTGWDQTPPGPEIPADVVAATKAKYAEVYERITGNTWTS; encoded by the coding sequence ATGAAGCACGTGCACGCAGGCAAGGTCCGCGATCTGTACGAGTGGGAAGGCGACATCCTGCTCGTGGCGTCCGACCGCGTCTCCGTCTACGACGTGTCGCTGCCGACGCCGGTGCCGGACAAGGGCAAGCTGCTCACCCAGCTGTCGGTCTGGTGGTTCGAGCACCTGCGCGAGGTGGTGCCCAACCACCTGATCTCGGCCACCGACGTGCCCGCCGAATTCGCCGGGCGCGCGATCCGCTGCAAGCCGCTGAAGATGATCCAGGTCGAATGCATCGCGCGCGGGCACCTGACCGGGCTCGGCCTGCGGGAGTACCAGCGCGACGGCGCGGTGTCCGGCATCCGCCTGCCCGAGGGCCTGGTCGAGGGTGACAAGCTGCCGGAGCCGATCTTCACGCCGACCACGAAGATCTCCGACACCGGGCACGACGAGTTCATGACCTTCGACGAGGTGGTGAACGAGATCGGGCAGGACACCGCGGACCGCCTGCGCGACCTGACCCTGGAGATCTACCGCAAGGGCGCCGAGCACGCCGCGGGCAAGGGCGTGATCATCGCGGACACCAAGCTGGAGTTCGGCTTCGACGCCGACGGCACGCTGACCCTCGGCGACGAGGTGCTCACCTCCGACTCATCGCGGTTCTGGCCGGCCGATGAGTGGGAGCCGGGACGGCCGCAGCGCTCGTTCGACAAGCAGTTCGTGCGCGACTGGTCGATGACGACCGGCTGGGACCAGACCCCGCCGGGCCCGGAGATCCCCGCCGACGTGGTCGCCGCGACGAAGGCCAAGTACGCCGAGGTCTACGAGCGGATCACCGGCAACACCTGGACAAGCTGA